A portion of the Sulfitobacter sp. S190 genome contains these proteins:
- a CDS encoding VOC family protein, with protein sequence MKTITCAAFAELDHIFLVVADERTARSTMKDADLRVNYTRDHPGQGTRNICACLDNVFLELLWHDKTTVSAESEAITLGARIRGEGCPIGISWRGMSPFEDTAEGTEPYNAPFLPKGMSIPVAAASLDPMLPFVFRTPGGTPPIDRTDGLVGRRQAPELATLSHCEVSLPDPGAAEHLLAPFRQISLRQGEYALKLVLLRPDQSVGRTITWSV encoded by the coding sequence ATGAAAACCATCACGTGCGCGGCTTTTGCCGAACTAGATCATATCTTTCTCGTCGTCGCAGACGAGCGAACCGCGCGGTCCACGATGAAGGACGCCGACCTTCGCGTGAATTATACGCGGGATCATCCCGGTCAGGGAACACGCAACATCTGCGCGTGTCTCGACAACGTATTCCTCGAACTGTTGTGGCATGACAAAACCACAGTCAGCGCGGAGAGCGAGGCGATCACGCTCGGCGCGAGGATAAGAGGAGAAGGGTGTCCTATCGGGATTTCATGGCGGGGGATGTCCCCGTTCGAGGACACGGCGGAAGGCACAGAACCCTATAACGCACCATTCTTGCCGAAAGGCATGAGCATCCCCGTCGCCGCAGCGAGCCTCGATCCTATGCTGCCATTTGTCTTTCGCACGCCGGGTGGAACACCCCCGATTGACCGTACGGACGGGCTTGTCGGACGCCGCCAAGCACCGGAACTTGCAACACTTTCACATTGCGAGGTTTCCTTGCCTGATCCCGGTGCAGCCGAACATCTGTTGGCACCCTTCAGGCAGATTTCACTCCGCCAAGGGGAGTATGCTCTGAAACTGGTTTTGCTCCGACCCGATCAATCGGTCGGTCGGACCATTACGTGGTCGGTGTGA
- a CDS encoding MFS transporter, whose product MTDAAPSPPALPPLGLRVSMVAIAACGCVAAIVSGQLGVLALPDVAGAIGRSAFDASWLTTVYLAAQPLSVPLAPVCVAAFGPRRVLLWAAAGLAVSSLGELLTNSLWPLTVLRAVQGASSGMFPIMTMLLVMRSFPPAKGQKEGLLLFAAATSVGIGLAASLCGWLLEVFGWQGPAVFQLVWATGIGIAVWMRFAPSPFARGPVASADWRSYVLLASGCACMVAGLSQAERRFWFESDLVVTLLAMGAGLLLLACVSLLRAPAPFIQLRLLAIPTFGWAIFMALTLRFALLVVAFVIPQYLVRLQGYRPENLGDVTIWLLPVHLVAFPLAYAVSRWADPRVVLMIGLAAFAAAAFVNIDLDPLWAADQFRMSLVLLGVGQAFFVFALLLFATHGLGPPQGPTAGTLFNLTRIVGQAAGAGFIATLVTEREKHHSHVLVDQITAYSDVAAERTLMLARTFSAVGSDPELSRTQATATLGRQVSDQAFVLAYGDGFTVLAALLAGAALLVWVLPGIRTPPEKGEDI is encoded by the coding sequence GTGACGGATGCAGCGCCATCACCTCCAGCCCTTCCACCGCTCGGATTGCGCGTGTCGATGGTGGCGATTGCGGCGTGCGGCTGTGTGGCCGCGATCGTGTCGGGCCAGCTGGGCGTGCTTGCCTTGCCGGATGTTGCGGGGGCGATTGGCCGGTCTGCGTTCGACGCATCGTGGCTGACGACCGTGTATCTGGCGGCGCAACCGCTGAGCGTTCCGCTCGCGCCCGTCTGTGTTGCGGCGTTTGGCCCGCGGCGGGTGCTTTTGTGGGCCGCGGCGGGGTTGGCGGTGTCTTCACTGGGCGAGTTGCTGACGAACAGCCTGTGGCCCCTGACGGTCTTGCGGGCGGTTCAGGGGGCCTCCTCGGGGATGTTCCCGATCATGACGATGCTGCTGGTGATGCGGTCTTTCCCGCCCGCGAAAGGCCAGAAAGAGGGGCTGCTGCTGTTTGCGGCGGCCACGAGCGTCGGCATCGGTTTGGCGGCAAGCCTGTGTGGCTGGCTGCTGGAAGTGTTTGGCTGGCAGGGACCGGCCGTGTTCCAACTGGTCTGGGCCACCGGCATCGGCATTGCCGTCTGGATGCGGTTTGCCCCCTCGCCCTTCGCCCGCGGGCCTGTCGCTTCGGCAGACTGGCGCAGCTATGTCCTGTTGGCTTCGGGCTGTGCGTGCATGGTTGCGGGATTGTCGCAGGCCGAACGGCGGTTCTGGTTCGAAAGCGATCTTGTCGTGACGCTGCTGGCGATGGGGGCCGGTTTGCTGCTGCTGGCCTGCGTGTCGTTGTTGCGGGCGCCGGCGCCGTTCATACAGTTGCGGCTGTTGGCGATACCGACATTCGGCTGGGCCATCTTCATGGCGCTGACCCTGCGCTTTGCGCTGTTGGTCGTGGCGTTCGTGATCCCGCAATACCTTGTGCGGTTGCAAGGGTACCGGCCCGAGAACCTTGGCGATGTGACGATCTGGTTGCTGCCGGTGCATCTGGTGGCGTTCCCGCTGGCCTATGCCGTGAGCAGATGGGCGGACCCGCGTGTCGTGTTGATGATCGGGTTGGCGGCGTTTGCGGCCGCGGCGTTCGTAAACATCGATCTTGATCCGCTTTGGGCCGCCGACCAGTTCAGGATGTCGCTTGTGCTTCTCGGGGTCGGGCAGGCGTTTTTCGTATTTGCGCTTTTGCTGTTTGCGACCCACGGGCTTGGCCCGCCGCAGGGGCCAACCGCTGGCACGCTGTTCAATCTGACGCGGATCGTCGGGCAGGCGGCGGGTGCCGGGTTCATCGCGACGCTGGTAACGGAACGTGAGAAACACCATTCGCACGTTCTTGTAGACCAGATCACCGCCTATTCGGATGTCGCAGCAGAGCGGACGTTGATGCTTGCCCGAACCTTTTCCGCCGTCGGGTCGGATCCGGAGCTTAGCCGCACGCAGGCCACAGCGACCCTTGGCAGACAGGTCAGCGATCAGGCGTTCGTGCTGGCCTACGGCGATGGATTCACCGTTCTTGCCGCGCTGCTGGCAGGTGCGGCCCTGCTGGTGTGGGTCCTGCCCGGCATTCGCACTCCGCCCGAAAAAGGAGAAGACATATGA